One segment of Stomatobaculum sp. F0698 DNA contains the following:
- a CDS encoding InlB B-repeat-containing protein, with product MRERVWNRWRRALAMLIALLLAIEALPLQTLAAPSRGGYIPLIVSEDEDEEESEIDYAEDAELLDDRPLLAAGLSARALRASGSNATLSNALPLATPYVAFRQASGGYAPWTGPVDDSSLTASNNYVKLDPANAVLRTPADFAIGKYGERIFSVQFAFRPGEVSDLVRNNLAMELWVPSGFNLNGIPSVNGVTFTSARQADGSTVLVGTPSPSTASVSGQLTITQDANKLINELPISGGELPFRMRVINNYRSTDPSKPPTLYALGGGDHDKTTELMLRTVGANPTVTVTNLSDNNTYMPGEIGGASYANRTSPGTPIGRNVKSSQDYRASAADDAFYFLGDANMGLMDPWWRKSFEIKVHKDEGYLADGSKIHLVLPDEGVRFDQGGVLYWSYKTDDGVELPWTAIGSRLDFRIGGNIRDLVINGVSYYNQQVTANAYREAVAGSGLSYADLFRKPGTFHIRYYPMMYYNRLYEGNWSNTTYTAASGSYLEQPDNTNFGAKAKTEGTPLKFKLIQGTSPIRIRSDQLDVTIGAEYNQTQLSSVPQYSSVSPEYTDTEEVKASFRFDDADDAFKIQDNLSIKYDYEEALSPVYLNHLGLEEKYGLSYRLYIKDAVTGQVEVRTLVPGNEYPTYTPQSISYAGQTVTESVIDGTGITDYTFADANAAGNKKYIARVEVFKKKYDYNHRGSFMYWQWGAGEDKSWFTYKLRAYHHRLSDGTDIPDNYEAKIQRSVTSDQIAAEGGEAGFAREFKIKTRHLSDNLRTATHGLGNMEVNRHPEVSTFGLYAVIKYPDTMDYNIDATGAPIAFGQPNYDPVVIELAGDAITLTEYLEKADLRLLGVTDQAGTYHDLAAEGIDSEDPAYLKDGISRYSNTRVTVFSNSNDNGAFDGKVYDLNALANHLGTSYFTRVVVALEDINNLKTNVATGTLRNYRFFTQQIYPGHKNYNGAVGTNGAADLPKNIPYTNTLFCRYSDYKSEVVDHNPPQDTTIHGISQYHGTARKSNGNSARLVLGDSAKGISVLDLDYYVNPWSVFDDTKLGQDFFSTTGATDLDPTLYKINAIAQGLSRGVANEANYRELELTRIEMDNTGVSYLNANQPELNYQNASLDFAGTSERLLSLVNAISFNIQYAKTYQKFVLDVTLSDGTSRHIEDSVYGPHSTTTHGRLHYVIPGVDVQNGPYVKSIKVSFPNDLNWGVNHAKMTSDGSIGGNGFLPSVGLSLVKQDIPKHYPGTTIPVGSLSEKDSDASYDKLTVKAKLHYENIYGDDMTTDANRFTVEGASERIAGQQVNVARLINSLYYHSITTYQGRELGVGGDISFGVTPSTLNYAVSKGLKIRPTFYIKVDKSFTYVDGSMVVKAFQKTSTGSWTWAPSSANVNFIPAGTGTGESGHADYGVLVVSMDQTPEAELSDIFRNLGPSNGQNWTGPSYNFYLKLQAGYSADPVVVKPLPGVWLDTKFDADRDGNGGNSHDITVETNNENLQLVQDGPRGTQFGNATAAKAGASANEAEMLYAANDTTHKINQVTALGLLAFAQATKPFAESATNVESRDLNNNPNIFNAKVFLTSDDVNPTNDWEIYIPVPKEGEQYSYQSGGVTQTTPAAQFTMDYYGVDTSALTGLNYTISYTTDPNPAANGYTSAKTASWTTTKPADADITMVKLNVTNMPAGRKASVTLRYQLHERKKKLLNMDDTIVTYGNFRMGTNPTPFYGTTGQASNTLRYTLRDLGISGFAFQDTDFNSLYDDGTDSRLGGVLMRLREADGVTEVLRRDNNQTFVNGTNGIGYYILYVPHEGNWTVMADTSHMTPARKLVKKDQGSDPTVNSRFDRTTNLATVTVMADIPTRKYTLENVNVGVYNVPVLDLADQVLHVGDAASTVTPTLTNPVDPTNPVVNYAIQTGAPNDLVTVTGSGALTGSLTPQKTGVTTLLLTTDDGYGELIKKEVKVTVWADVKYNSNGADSGSISPNGERLYPSTTAAGADAHTDETTAKSSAGTAGVDTQLTRAGYYFDGWNTKPDGTGTAYAAGAAIKTGKIDGDLTLYAVWRPVTPATDSFNIEKLLKGDYGLLPDGQSAPLLTENFKFTLTGTSFTAANVTAEPMPTGSAKESSRDETPGQNPVVKYTLSSADLSLITPGSPVLTENATAGATFASGTFNFTMPGTYVYTLKEEAGSAQYYGYNARVYTITYVVTQSGSGLGNALSFIRTISYQDPTSGAVINVQTASFENTYQLPRYTVSFDPDQGSFTPPAQTHRYGDRVTEPPVQNNAAGVATSPAGERYGYHFKHWKAADGTQFQFVNSSVRANFTLTAVWEINTYPVQVLDAATADAPHANEVIFNNGGAPMAHGTVLNAPTAPENKTGYHFDHWENDADHSTFTFGNPVTGPLTIRAVYAPNAYTVKYDKNAASASGTTADSAHVYNQTRALTANGYTNPGYYFAGWSRTAGGTTVDLNDGDNVLNLTTQNNGTVTLYAIWQPVTPVSDSFDVSKLLFGDFGSLQGGETAPLVPDTFRFVLQSVTTPTGTMTILPVVPGGGAASGITVTPGAGTMGYALPSAQLQVPTAGSAAATAGAAAVANFPAGLFTFSYPGTYVYTLKETAGSAQYYSYDSAVYTITFTVTQSAGALGAGTGNSLTVTRSITKQSGGASTAATELQFENRYTLPRLTVQYDAEGGSHTPANESVRYGDYATAPPVQNNAAGIPTSPAGEKTGYHFLYWTDAAGTQFPFATTPIHANTTLHAKWEINRYTVTVQDAPDADTGHQNNQLAQHSNVPHGDTTLTAPTQPENKTGYHFDHWEDQNNTAYTFGSPVTGDTTVHAVYTPNTYTLVFEPNAGGATVNGSMPNMSFSYDTAQNLTPNQFSRPGYQFMGWGLTPTAATPDYYDGASVNNLTTTNGGTVRLYALWTAVTPFDHDPALTKILGGEANRTLATGETTPLTAETFNFEFKAVSTTVPGMSTMPMPTAAHGAQTYTVNRVGAGALPIGSLSFLFAGDYVYELRELAGAAGTPGTPAAAQGSYTYDSAVYRITYHITQAGTVMNGSVSIEKQENGGAFSAPVAYTTATEPKFTNDYLLPRYTVSFNSNGGSVTPAPQVIVYGDPVVAPPTVGGSPAGSRTGYDFGGWQNPDGSPANFTTPVTGNLVLSASWTMRHYTVTVLDAPDADPGHQNRIITQDTNAVHGSTPTEPARPDNKTNYVFDHWAKPDGSTYNFDEPLTGDLTVHAVYRQKRYTVRYDSGTPHSVGSMTDSHFGVGDSNPLPPNQYARPGFTFGGWSRTPGGTTPDYTDGQTVTSISTSDGVTVTLYAVWNPASPAVLHDPPVKKVITGAVPHNAGNFIFLLRAVSTTAAEAAGVLPMPLAAGGNQEMQLEIQGAGEEEFGDITFRLPGTYVYEISELPIGRRGFSFDSNPVTVTYVVTQSGSVLNATRTMEKRGQAVTEAVFTNEFEKPNYIVTFDGNGAWRPFESQTVREGLTASEPIRKPVRSYGKFIGWYLDGQPYDFGQPVYDDITLIAMYDDSDSDNTSGGSGGGGGGSRGGSSSRGNGRGSHIVPAPSANITTTPAQTGDSDATDKQQSSDSGKRAAGTEKIEKLDGESGSRRKKQTSGDKERKRRLPKTGEQTLGKLLLWKEERRDEEA from the coding sequence ATGAGAGAGAGAGTTTGGAACCGTTGGAGACGAGCGCTTGCAATGCTGATAGCGCTGCTCTTGGCAATCGAAGCACTTCCGCTGCAGACGCTTGCTGCACCGTCGCGGGGCGGCTATATCCCGCTGATTGTCAGCGAGGATGAGGATGAAGAGGAGAGCGAAATCGATTATGCAGAGGACGCGGAATTGCTGGATGACAGGCCGCTGCTTGCAGCAGGCCTTTCTGCCCGTGCGCTGCGCGCGTCGGGTTCTAACGCTACCCTCAGCAATGCACTGCCGTTGGCAACTCCTTACGTTGCCTTCCGGCAGGCGTCAGGCGGCTATGCGCCTTGGACGGGGCCGGTGGATGATTCCAGTCTCACGGCGAGCAATAACTATGTGAAGCTGGATCCGGCCAACGCGGTCCTTAGGACGCCCGCGGACTTTGCCATCGGTAAGTACGGTGAGCGCATCTTCAGCGTGCAGTTTGCCTTCCGACCGGGCGAGGTTTCCGATCTTGTGAGAAATAACCTTGCAATGGAACTGTGGGTTCCGTCCGGTTTTAACCTGAACGGTATTCCGAGCGTGAACGGTGTGACCTTTACGAGCGCTCGTCAGGCGGACGGAAGCACAGTGCTGGTCGGTACCCCCTCGCCTTCGACCGCGAGTGTCAGCGGTCAGCTTACCATTACGCAGGATGCGAATAAGCTGATCAACGAGCTGCCGATTTCCGGCGGCGAATTGCCGTTCCGGATGCGTGTCATCAACAACTATCGTTCGACCGATCCGAGCAAGCCGCCGACACTCTATGCACTGGGCGGCGGCGATCACGATAAGACAACTGAGCTTATGCTGCGGACGGTCGGCGCTAACCCCACGGTTACGGTGACCAATCTCTCCGACAACAATACCTATATGCCCGGCGAAATCGGCGGAGCATCATACGCAAATCGGACCAGCCCCGGAACCCCCATCGGCAGAAATGTGAAGTCGAGCCAGGACTATCGCGCTTCGGCGGCAGACGATGCTTTCTACTTTCTGGGAGATGCCAATATGGGCCTCATGGATCCCTGGTGGCGCAAGAGCTTCGAAATCAAGGTGCATAAGGACGAGGGTTACCTCGCGGACGGATCCAAGATTCATCTGGTCCTGCCGGATGAGGGCGTGCGCTTCGATCAGGGCGGCGTACTCTACTGGAGCTATAAGACAGATGACGGTGTGGAGCTGCCCTGGACCGCAATCGGCTCCCGCCTTGATTTCAGAATCGGCGGGAACATCCGAGATCTGGTCATTAACGGTGTCAGCTACTATAACCAGCAGGTTACTGCGAACGCCTATCGAGAGGCGGTTGCGGGTTCCGGACTCAGCTATGCGGATTTGTTCCGTAAACCCGGTACCTTCCACATCCGCTATTACCCGATGATGTATTATAACCGTCTCTACGAGGGGAACTGGAGCAACACGACGTATACGGCGGCTTCCGGTTCCTATCTGGAGCAGCCGGACAACACAAACTTCGGTGCAAAGGCAAAGACCGAGGGAACGCCGCTCAAGTTTAAATTGATTCAGGGTACTTCGCCGATTCGCATTAGGAGTGATCAGCTGGATGTAACCATAGGCGCGGAGTACAACCAGACCCAGCTCAGTTCCGTTCCGCAGTACAGCTCGGTTTCTCCGGAGTACACCGATACCGAAGAGGTGAAGGCAAGCTTCCGTTTCGATGACGCAGACGATGCCTTCAAGATTCAGGACAATCTCTCAATCAAGTATGACTACGAGGAGGCGCTTTCACCGGTTTATCTGAATCACTTGGGGCTCGAGGAAAAGTACGGACTCAGCTATCGGCTATATATTAAGGATGCGGTGACGGGGCAGGTGGAAGTGAGAACCCTGGTACCCGGAAACGAGTATCCGACTTATACACCGCAGAGCATCAGCTATGCCGGGCAGACCGTCACAGAGTCCGTCATAGACGGAACCGGCATCACGGACTATACCTTTGCGGATGCAAATGCGGCAGGAAACAAGAAGTACATTGCCCGCGTGGAGGTGTTCAAGAAGAAATATGACTACAACCACAGGGGCAGTTTCATGTACTGGCAGTGGGGAGCGGGAGAGGATAAGAGCTGGTTTACGTATAAGCTTCGCGCCTATCACCACCGTCTCTCGGACGGTACCGATATTCCGGATAACTACGAGGCAAAGATACAGCGCAGCGTGACCTCCGATCAGATTGCGGCAGAAGGCGGCGAAGCAGGCTTTGCGAGAGAGTTTAAGATTAAAACGCGTCACCTCTCGGATAATCTCCGCACCGCGACGCACGGCCTCGGAAATATGGAGGTCAATCGTCATCCCGAGGTCAGCACCTTCGGTCTGTATGCGGTCATCAAGTATCCGGACACGATGGATTACAACATCGATGCGACCGGTGCCCCGATTGCTTTCGGACAGCCGAACTATGACCCGGTCGTCATTGAACTGGCCGGAGATGCCATCACCCTCACCGAGTATTTGGAGAAGGCAGATCTTCGCCTCCTCGGTGTCACGGATCAGGCAGGTACCTACCACGATCTCGCGGCGGAAGGCATCGATTCGGAGGATCCGGCCTACTTAAAGGATGGCATTTCTCGCTATTCGAATACGCGGGTCACGGTTTTCTCGAACTCCAATGATAACGGTGCTTTTGACGGCAAGGTCTATGACCTGAACGCACTGGCAAATCATCTGGGCACAAGCTATTTTACCCGAGTGGTTGTTGCGCTTGAGGACATCAACAACCTGAAGACCAATGTCGCGACCGGAACTCTTCGGAATTACCGCTTCTTTACGCAGCAGATTTACCCGGGACACAAAAACTACAACGGCGCGGTCGGCACGAACGGCGCTGCGGATCTTCCGAAAAACATCCCCTACACCAATACGCTCTTCTGCCGTTACAGCGACTATAAGAGTGAAGTGGTGGACCACAACCCGCCGCAAGACACCACGATTCACGGCATCAGCCAGTATCACGGCACGGCGAGAAAGTCGAACGGTAATTCTGCGAGACTGGTGCTGGGAGACAGTGCCAAGGGCATTTCGGTGCTGGACCTCGATTACTACGTGAATCCCTGGTCGGTCTTTGATGACACAAAACTCGGCCAGGACTTCTTCTCGACGACAGGCGCAACGGATTTGGATCCGACGCTTTATAAAATCAATGCGATTGCCCAGGGACTTAGCCGGGGTGTAGCAAACGAAGCAAATTACCGCGAACTTGAACTTACGCGCATTGAGATGGATAACACCGGTGTGTCCTACCTGAATGCCAATCAGCCTGAGTTGAACTATCAGAACGCAAGTCTTGACTTTGCGGGCACCAGTGAGCGGCTCTTGTCACTTGTCAATGCCATCAGCTTTAACATCCAGTATGCGAAAACCTATCAGAAATTTGTGCTGGATGTGACGCTCTCGGACGGCACAAGCCGTCACATCGAAGATTCGGTTTACGGCCCTCACAGCACGACCACCCACGGGCGACTTCACTACGTCATACCGGGCGTCGATGTACAGAACGGGCCCTATGTGAAGTCAATCAAAGTAAGTTTCCCAAACGATCTTAACTGGGGCGTCAACCACGCAAAGATGACAAGCGATGGGTCAATCGGCGGAAACGGATTCTTGCCTTCCGTCGGTCTTTCCCTGGTGAAGCAGGACATCCCGAAGCACTATCCGGGAACCACGATTCCGGTCGGTTCGCTCAGCGAGAAGGACAGCGACGCAAGCTATGATAAGCTGACCGTCAAGGCGAAGCTGCACTATGAGAATATCTACGGCGACGATATGACCACAGATGCGAACCGCTTCACGGTGGAAGGTGCGTCCGAGCGCATTGCGGGACAGCAGGTCAATGTGGCCAGATTAATCAATTCGCTCTATTATCACAGTATCACGACCTATCAGGGCCGTGAACTCGGCGTGGGCGGAGATATTTCGTTCGGTGTCACCCCGAGCACCTTAAACTATGCGGTCAGCAAGGGGCTCAAGATTCGTCCGACTTTCTATATCAAGGTGGATAAGAGCTTTACCTATGTGGACGGCAGCATGGTGGTCAAGGCGTTCCAGAAGACCTCGACCGGCAGCTGGACCTGGGCACCCAGCAGTGCAAATGTTAACTTTATACCTGCGGGCACAGGTACCGGGGAATCCGGTCATGCGGATTACGGTGTTTTGGTCGTCTCCATGGATCAGACGCCGGAGGCAGAGCTCTCGGATATTTTCCGCAATCTCGGCCCAAGTAACGGTCAAAACTGGACCGGACCTTCGTATAACTTTTACTTAAAGCTCCAGGCCGGCTATTCGGCGGATCCTGTCGTTGTGAAGCCGCTTCCCGGCGTCTGGCTCGATACAAAGTTTGACGCTGACCGCGACGGCAACGGCGGCAATTCCCATGACATCACGGTCGAGACCAACAACGAGAATCTTCAATTGGTGCAGGACGGACCGCGCGGCACACAGTTCGGCAATGCGACGGCGGCAAAGGCAGGCGCGAGTGCGAATGAAGCGGAGATGCTCTATGCCGCAAACGACACGACGCATAAGATCAACCAGGTGACGGCACTCGGCCTGCTTGCATTCGCGCAGGCGACCAAGCCCTTTGCGGAGAGCGCAACGAATGTCGAGAGCCGCGATTTGAATAATAACCCGAACATTTTCAACGCAAAGGTTTTCCTGACCAGTGACGATGTGAACCCGACCAACGATTGGGAGATTTATATCCCGGTGCCGAAGGAGGGAGAGCAGTACAGCTACCAGAGCGGCGGCGTGACGCAGACCACGCCGGCGGCGCAGTTCACCATGGACTACTACGGTGTCGATACCTCGGCGCTCACGGGTCTCAATTACACGATTTCATATACGACAGATCCGAACCCCGCGGCAAACGGCTATACTAGCGCAAAGACAGCCTCCTGGACCACGACCAAGCCCGCGGATGCGGATATCACGATGGTCAAGCTGAATGTGACCAACATGCCGGCGGGCAGAAAGGCCTCGGTCACGCTTCGCTATCAGCTGCACGAGCGCAAGAAAAAGCTGCTCAATATGGACGACACCATTGTGACCTACGGAAACTTCCGCATGGGAACGAATCCTACGCCCTTCTACGGTACAACGGGACAGGCGAGCAACACGCTCCGCTACACCCTGCGTGACCTCGGAATCAGCGGCTTTGCCTTCCAGGATACGGACTTTAACTCGCTCTATGACGACGGTACGGACAGCCGTCTCGGCGGTGTCTTAATGCGCCTGCGCGAGGCAGACGGCGTCACGGAAGTCCTGCGTCGCGACAACAACCAGACCTTTGTGAACGGTACCAACGGAATCGGATATTATATCCTCTATGTGCCGCACGAGGGCAACTGGACGGTCATGGCGGATACTTCGCATATGACACCTGCCAGAAAGTTGGTCAAGAAAGATCAGGGCAGCGACCCGACCGTGAATTCGCGCTTTGACAGAACTACGAACCTTGCGACGGTCACGGTCATGGCGGATATTCCGACGAGAAAGTATACCCTCGAAAATGTAAATGTCGGTGTCTACAATGTTCCGGTTCTCGATCTTGCGGATCAGGTGCTCCACGTGGGCGATGCAGCTTCGACGGTGACGCCGACACTCACGAACCCGGTGGATCCCACAAATCCGGTCGTGAATTATGCGATTCAGACAGGGGCGCCGAACGACCTTGTCACGGTGACCGGCAGCGGCGCTTTGACCGGAAGCCTCACCCCGCAGAAGACGGGTGTCACGACCCTGCTTCTTACGACCGACGACGGCTACGGAGAGCTCATCAAGAAAGAGGTGAAGGTAACGGTCTGGGCCGACGTGAAGTACAACAGCAACGGCGCGGACAGCGGCAGTATCTCACCGAACGGCGAGCGGCTTTACCCGTCAACGACCGCAGCGGGTGCGGATGCGCACACGGACGAGACGACAGCAAAGAGCTCTGCGGGAACGGCGGGCGTGGATACCCAGCTTACGCGCGCGGGCTACTACTTTGACGGTTGGAACACAAAGCCGGACGGCACGGGCACCGCGTATGCGGCGGGTGCTGCGATTAAGACCGGCAAGATTGACGGTGACTTAACGCTCTATGCGGTCTGGAGACCGGTGACCCCGGCGACAGATAGCTTTAACATCGAGAAGCTCTTAAAGGGCGACTACGGCCTCCTGCCGGACGGTCAGAGTGCCCCGCTTCTTACGGAGAACTTTAAGTTCACCTTGACCGGCACTTCCTTTACGGCCGCAAATGTCACGGCAGAACCCATGCCGACCGGCTCTGCGAAGGAGAGTTCCCGCGACGAGACCCCGGGTCAGAATCCGGTGGTGAAGTACACACTCTCAAGCGCAGACCTCTCGCTGATTACCCCGGGTTCCCCGGTCTTGACCGAGAATGCGACGGCGGGTGCTACCTTTGCGAGCGGAACCTTCAACTTCACGATGCCCGGCACCTATGTTTACACCCTCAAGGAAGAGGCGGGCAGCGCGCAGTACTACGGCTACAATGCCCGCGTCTACACGATTACCTATGTGGTGACGCAGAGCGGCAGCGGTCTCGGCAATGCGCTGAGTTTTATTCGGACGATTAGCTACCAAGATCCGACAAGCGGAGCGGTCATCAATGTGCAGACGGCAAGCTTTGAAAATACCTATCAGCTGCCGCGCTACACGGTTAGCTTCGATCCGGATCAGGGCAGCTTTACGCCCCCGGCACAGACGCATCGCTACGGCGACCGCGTGACAGAGCCTCCGGTACAGAACAATGCTGCAGGCGTTGCGACTTCCCCGGCGGGAGAGCGCTACGGCTATCACTTTAAGCACTGGAAGGCAGCGGACGGAACACAGTTCCAGTTCGTAAACAGCTCGGTGCGCGCGAACTTCACCCTGACTGCGGTCTGGGAGATCAATACCTACCCGGTACAGGTGCTGGATGCCGCAACGGCAGATGCACCGCATGCGAATGAGGTCATCTTTAACAACGGCGGTGCACCCATGGCGCACGGCACGGTGCTGAATGCGCCGACCGCACCGGAGAATAAGACGGGCTACCACTTTGACCACTGGGAGAATGACGCGGATCACAGTACCTTCACCTTCGGAAACCCGGTCACGGGTCCGCTGACAATCCGTGCGGTCTATGCGCCGAATGCGTATACGGTGAAGTACGATAAAAATGCGGCAAGCGCGAGCGGCACGACGGCGGATTCCGCCCATGTCTACAATCAGACGAGAGCGCTCACCGCAAACGGCTATACGAACCCCGGCTATTACTTTGCGGGCTGGAGCCGTACGGCAGGCGGCACGACGGTCGACCTAAATGACGGCGACAACGTGCTGAATCTGACGACGCAGAACAACGGAACGGTGACGCTCTATGCCATCTGGCAGCCGGTTACCCCGGTCAGCGACAGCTTCGACGTGAGTAAGCTTCTCTTCGGAGACTTCGGTTCCCTGCAGGGCGGCGAGACCGCACCGCTGGTGCCGGATACCTTCCGCTTTGTCTTACAGTCTGTCACGACCCCGACAGGCACAATGACGATACTTCCGGTGGTTCCGGGCGGCGGTGCCGCTTCGGGTATCACGGTGACCCCGGGCGCAGGAACCATGGGCTATGCGCTTCCGAGCGCGCAGCTGCAGGTTCCGACTGCGGGCAGCGCAGCGGCGACCGCAGGAGCGGCCGCGGTTGCAAACTTCCCGGCAGGCCTCTTTACTTTCAGCTACCCGGGTACCTATGTCTATACCCTCAAGGAGACCGCAGGCTCCGCGCAGTACTACAGCTATGATTCCGCCGTCTACACGATTACCTTTACGGTGACGCAGAGCGCGGGCGCGCTCGGCGCGGGCACGGGAAATTCCCTCACGGTGACGAGAAGTATCACGAAGCAGAGCGGTGGTGCAAGCACTGCGGCGACCGAGCTTCAGTTTGAGAACCGCTATACCCTGCCGCGCCTCACGGTGCAGTATGACGCAGAGGGCGGCAGCCACACCCCGGCAAACGAGAGTGTGCGCTACGGCGACTATGCGACGGCGCCGCCGGTTCAGAACAATGCGGCGGGCATCCCGACCTCTCCGGCGGGAGAGAAGACGGGCTATCACTTCCTCTACTGGACGGATGCGGCGGGAACCCAGTTCCCGTTTGCAACGACGCCGATTCATGCAAACACCACCCTGCACGCAAAGTGGGAAATCAACCGCTACACTGTGACGGTGCAGGATGCGCCGGATGCGGACACGGGACACCAAAACAATCAGCTCGCGCAGCACAGCAATGTGCCTCACGGCGATACGACGCTGACCGCACCGACGCAGCCGGAGAATAAGACCGGTTATCATTTCGATCACTGGGAAGATCAGAACAACACAGCCTACACCTTCGGTTCCCCGGTGACCGGCGACACAACGGTACATGCGGTTTATACACCGAATACCTATACGTTGGTATTTGAGCCGAACGCAGGCGGCGCGACCGTGAACGGCAGCATGCCGAACATGAGCTTCAGCTATGACACGGCGCAGAACCTAACGCCGAATCAGTTTAGCCGTCCGGGTTATCAGTTCATGGGCTGGGGACTCACGCCGACCGCGGCGACACCCGATTACTATGACGGCGCGTCCGTGAACAACCTGACGACAACCAACGGCGGAACCGTGCGCCTCTATGCGCTCTGGACGGCTGTGACGCCGTTTGACCATGATCCGGCACTCACAAAGATACTGGGCGGCGAGGCAAACCGGACGCTTGCGACCGGCGAGACGACCCCGCTCACAGCGGAGACCTTCAACTTCGAGTTTAAGGCAGTCAGTACGACGGTTCCCGGCATGAGCACCATGCCCATGCCGACAGCGGCACATGGGGCGCAGACCTACACGGTAAACCGTGTGGGCGCGGGTGCCCTCCCGATCGGCTCCCTTAGCTTCCTGTTCGCAGGCGACTATGTCTACGAGCTGCGTGAGCTTGCAGGTGCCGCAGGTACACCGGGAACTCCGGCGGCCGCGCAGGGAAGCTACACGTACGACAGCGCCGTGTATCGCATTACCTATCACATCACACAGGCCGGAACGGTGATGAACGGCAGTGTGAGCATTGAAAAGCAGGAGAACGGCGGTGCCTTCTCGGCACCGGTTGCCTACACAACGGCGACAGAGCCGAAGTTTACGAATGACTACCTCTTGCCGCGCTACACCGTGAGCTTTAATTCGAACGGCGGCAGCGTGACTCCGGCACCGCAGGTTATTGTCTACGGCGACCCGGTCGTTGCGCCGCCCACAGTCGGCGGATCCCCGGCGGGTTCCCGCACGGGCTATGACTTCGGCGGTTGGCAGAATCCGGACGGAAGCCCTGCAAACTTTACGACCCCGGTGACCGGCAATTTGGTGCTTAGCGCAAGCTGGACCATGCGTCACTACACGGTCACGGTGCTGGATGCGCCGGATGCGGATCCGGGCCATCAGAACCGGATCATCACGCAAGACACGAACGCGGTGCACGGCAGCACGCCGACCGAACCCGCGCGTCCGGACAACAAGACGAATTATGTCTTTGACCACTGGGCAAAGCCGGACGGCTCGACCTACAACTTTGACGAGCCGCTTACCGGTGACCTTACGGTGCACGCAGTCTACCGTCAAAAGCGCTATACGGTGCGTTATGATTCCGGCACGCCGCATTCCGTGGGCAGCATGACGGATTCGCACTTCGGCGTAGGAGACTCGAATCCGCTCCCGCCGAATCAGTATGCGAGACCGGGCTTTACCTTCGGAGGCTGGAGCCGCACGCCGGGCGGAACGACGCCCGACTATACGGACGGACAGACCGTAACAAGCATCTCGACTTCGGACGGTGTGACCGTAACCCTCTATGCAGTCTGGAATCCGGCGAGCCCGGCGGTTCTTCACGACCCGCCGGTCAAGAAAGTGATTACTGGTGCGGTGCCGCACAATGCGGGTAACTTTATCTTTCTGCTCCGCGCGGTCAGTACGACGGCAGCCGAGGCTGCGGGAGTACTCCCGATGCCGCTTGCGGCGGGAGGCAACCAGGAGATGCAGCTCGAAATTCAGGGCGCGGGAGAAGAGGAGTTCGGTGACATCACCTTCCGTTTGCCGGGCACCTATGTCTATGAAATCTCCGAGTTGCCGATCGGCAGACGCGGCTTTAGCTTCGATTCGAATCCGGTGACCGTGACCTACGTGGTCACGCAGAGTGGTTCAGTCCTCAATGCGACCCGCACCATGGAGAAGCGAGGACAGGCGGTGACCGAGGCGGTCTTCACGAACGAGTTCGAGAAACCGAACTACATCGTTACGTTTGACGGCAACGGCGCCTGGAGACCCTTCGAGAGCCAGACCGTTCGCGAGGGCCTAACGGCCAGCGAACCGATTCGGAAGCCGGTGCGAAGCTACGGCAAGTTCATCGGCTGGTACTTAGACGGTCAGCCCTACGACTTCGGTCAGCCAGTCTACGACGACATCACCCTCATTGCGATGTACGACGACTCCGACAGCGACAACACTTCCGGCGGAAGCGGCGGTGGCGGCGGCGGAAGTCGCGGAGGAAGCAGCAGCCGCGGCAACGGCAGAGGCAGCCACATTGTGCCCGCACCGAGCGCGAACATTACAACCACCCCGGCGCAGACAGGCGATTCGGATGCGACGGATAAGCAGCAAAGTTCGGATTCCGGAAAGCGGGCGGCAGGCACCGAGAAGATTGAAAAGTTGGATGGTGAGAGCGGCAGCCGCAGAAAGAAGCAGACAAGCGGTGACAAGGAGAGAAAGCGTCGCTTACCGAAGACGGGAGAACAAACGCTCGGGAAACTCCTTTTATGGAAAGAGGAGAGACGGGACGAGGAAGCTTAA